One stretch of Cyanobium sp. Tous-M-B4 DNA includes these proteins:
- a CDS encoding high light inducible protein: MTQTTPSIEAATIRGATVTTEDGGRLNAFATEPRMEVVSTESGWGFHERAEKLNGRMAMLGFIALLATEFALGGESFTRGLLGIG, translated from the coding sequence ATGACTCAGACCACCCCTTCGATCGAAGCCGCCACCATCCGCGGCGCCACCGTTACCACTGAAGACGGCGGCCGCCTCAATGCATTCGCCACCGAGCCCCGGATGGAAGTTGTGTCAACCGAAAGCGGCTGGGGCTTCCACGAGCGCGCGGAGAAGCTTAATGGCCGTATGGCCATGCTCGGCTTCATCGCCCTGCTTGCCACTGAATTCGCCCTGGGTGGTGAGTCCTTCACCCGCGGCCTGCTCGGCATCGGCTGA